From the genome of Leguminivora glycinivorella isolate SPB_JAAS2020 chromosome Z, LegGlyc_1.1, whole genome shotgun sequence, one region includes:
- the LOC125241855 gene encoding uncharacterized protein LOC125241855 — translation MLMARNTVDESRGFADNTERCHEKNITKFNETKRKKKEFRSSTAVNAVKNIVGIQEVKWPRENFTNIKKCNYLDQKLYKRTAQPQKDNQNWWEIKLIIANPYTLQTKSIQYNTNRHGLNKILLMYLHTNLAHKTAEQQVYPTSNLYDIERSSNQYVLVSDQSGYTQLCPSATYLVNVSSYLSDLQISKSTNAGFKHFLVNSNLLQETKTEEKQNRFSNSKTTNTSLFRKKNEISGNGNLTNLTPLSTHQQSPFYNLKGALGPYAQIQVVYNVMEQAGTEKKEKGTSQQFKQKSQGIGSGSVSGGNDSSSTSSKRRTIKIESGVSFSVEFIDKDKSSASSVSSPAPDTGKKKGGKKALHRCLCTTSFPTDDKKLKNKPCDSGVCVPGSCSPSECFKRLQEKYGSKKKSDSDVSSGQASQTRKTKEKPGKVLKEKGSSSISKYKESVEEKPPPQPEKKNFMTTMKQCCQKLQFWKKDKHIELKPGVMGTNISLKKDDTATADAKTSTGKKGKKEKGKEGKGKEEKGKKEKGKKEKGKKKIDTKEEVKTETKSTGKGTKKVRPLKPYECEPGVCTPKVCSPKECYERKYPPPPPPKITQCMKIKNCFLKMCCKRPAAVENDAATQSRKAVLEKTPGATVYQEKGTSGPKSGKSSPGVTPTTKESGKTKKGGKGKQDAGVQQPTYSLDGGDVQTRQHTGFPGVQYYQTVDPNTMTTRQGLNIGSECECSVEFYKKVF, via the coding sequence atgttgatggcgagaaatACCGTTGACGAAAGTCGGGGTTTCGCAGATAATACGGAACGATGCCACGAAAAAAATATCACGAAGTTTAATGAAACAAagaggaaaaaaaaagaatttaggTCTTCAACTGCGGTTAACGCCGTAAAAAACATTGTAGGAATACAAGAAGTAAAATGGCCTCGTGAAAATTTCACTAACATAAAGAAGTGCAACTACCTAGATCAAAAACTGTATAAACGGACAGCCCAGCCGCAGAAAGACAATCAAAACTGGTGGGAAATAAAACTTATCATAGCCAACCCTTACACATTACAAACGAAaagcatacaatacaatacgaaCAGACATGGATTGAACAAAATTTTACTAATGTATTTACATACAAATTTAGCACACAAAACAGCAGAGCAACAGGTATATCcgacgtcaaacttatatgaTATAGAAAGAAGCTCAAACCAGTACGTTTTAGTATCTGACCAGAGTGGTTACACTCAATTATGTCCATCCGCAACATATTTAGTGAACGTATCATCATACTTGTCTGACCTTCAAATCTCAAAGTCTACAAACGCCGGATTCAAACATTTTCTAGTAAACTCCAATTTACTACAAGAAACTAAAACAGAAGAAAAACAAAACAGGTTCTCTAACTCAAAAACAACAAATACTTCtctatttagaaaaaaaaacgagaTATCCGGAAATGGAAACCTAACTAACTTGACACCGTTATCTACACACCAACAATCGCCTTTTTACAATCTGAAAGGCGCTTTAGGACCGTATGCGCAAATACAAGTGGTATATAATGTTATGGAGCAAGCAGGTACAGAGAAGAAAGAAAAGGGTACTTCCCAACAATTCAAACAAAAATCGCAGGGTATTGGGAGCGGGTCCGTAAGTGGTGGAAACGATAGTTCCAGTACATCGTCGAAACGGCGAACGATCAAAATTGAGTCAGGTGTTAGTTTCAGCGTAGAATTCATTGATAAAGATAAAAGTAGTGCTAGTTCAGTATCCAGCCCTGCACCAGATACTGGCAAAAAGAAAGGAGGTAAGAAAGCCTTACATCGATGTCTTTGTACCACATCATTTCCAACAGACGATAAAAAACTGAAAAATAAACCATGTGATTCCGGTGTATGTGTTCCGGGCAGTTGCAGTCCAAGTGAATGTTTTAAACGACTTCAAGAAAAGTATGGAAGTAAAAAGAAAAGTGATAGTGATGTTTCTTCCGGTCAGGCATCACAAACACGAAAAACGAAAGAAAAACCTGGAAAAGTACTTAAAGAAAAAGGTTCATCAAGCATTTCAAAATATAAGGAAAGTGTCGAGGAAAAACCTCCACCGCAGCCAGAAAAGAAGAACTTCATGACAACTATGAAACAATGTTGTCAGAAATTACAATTTTGGAAAAAAGATAAGCATATAGAACTTAAACCCGGGGTTATGGGCACTAACATATCTCTTAAAAAAGACGACACAGCTACAGCGGATGCAAAAACATCTACTGGAAAAAAAGGAAAGAAAGAAAAGGGCAAGGAAGGAAAAGGCAAGGAAGAAAAGGGCAAGAAAGAAAAGGGTAAGAAAGAAAAGGGTAAGAAAAAGATAGATACGAAAGAAGAAGTAAAAACAGAAACAAAATCAACTGGAAAAGGAACGAAAAAGGTCCGACCTTTAAAACCATACGAATGCGAACCCGGTGTTTGTACTCCAAAAGTGTGCAGTCCAAAAGAGTGCTATGAACGAAAATATCCACCGCCACCCCCACCAAAGATTACCCaatgtatgaaaattaaaaattgtttCTTAAAAATGTGTTGTAAACGACCAGCTGCAGTAGAAAACGATGCGGCAACCCAATCGAGAAAAGCTGTACTTGAAAAAACACCAGGGGCAACTGTGTATCAAGAAAAAGGAACGTCAGGGCCAAAGTCCGGCAAGTCATCTCCAGGAGTAACGCCAACAACAAAGGAATCAGGCAAAACTAAAAAGGGAGGTAAAGGGAAACAAGACGCGGGCGTCCAACAGCCTACCTACTCACTTGATGGCGGCGATGTCCAGACCAGGCAGCATACAGGGTTCCCCGGTGTACAATATTACCAAACTGTCGACCCGAATACTATGACTACTCGGCAGGGGCTTAACATCGGATCTGAGTGCGAGTGTAGTGTTGAGTTTTACAAAAAGGTCTTTTGA